A window from Campylobacter concisus encodes these proteins:
- the napH gene encoding quinol dehydrogenase ferredoxin subunit NapH, whose product MKFLILRRITQISILVLFILGNVYGVKILSGNLSSSLLFGQIPLSDPFAVLQILLAGFSVGINAIIGAIIVFAFYALVASRAFCSWICPVNLLTDIAYKLREKFGFKGEKILNVSKNLRYYLLALALILSLALSYPVFESVSYIGIIQRGIIYGSASALGIAVAIIAFDMFVLKRGICSHVCPLGAFYAIISKFALIRVKHDAQACTKCMKCKLICPEIQVLDMIGKESRSVSSSECISCGRCIDVCGDGALKFSIRNLRREK is encoded by the coding sequence ATGAAATTTTTAATCTTAAGACGAATAACTCAAATTTCTATCCTAGTGCTATTTATCCTAGGAAATGTTTATGGAGTTAAGATACTTAGCGGAAATTTAAGCTCATCTTTGCTTTTTGGACAAATTCCACTAAGCGATCCATTTGCGGTGCTTCAAATTTTACTAGCAGGCTTTAGCGTAGGCATAAATGCGATAATTGGCGCTATCATCGTCTTTGCATTTTATGCACTCGTCGCTTCTAGGGCGTTTTGCTCGTGGATTTGCCCAGTAAATTTACTAACCGACATTGCTTACAAGCTAAGAGAGAAATTTGGCTTTAAGGGTGAGAAAATTTTAAACGTAAGTAAAAATTTGCGCTACTACTTGCTAGCACTTGCTCTTATCTTAAGCCTTGCTTTATCTTACCCGGTATTTGAGAGCGTTAGCTATATTGGCATTATTCAGCGTGGTATTATTTACGGCTCGGCTAGTGCTTTAGGTATAGCGGTTGCGATCATTGCTTTTGATATGTTTGTGTTAAAGCGTGGCATTTGCTCGCACGTTTGTCCGCTTGGTGCCTTTTATGCCATCATCTCAAAATTTGCCCTAATTAGAGTAAAGCATGATGCCCAGGCTTGCACAAAATGTATGAAATGCAAGCTTATTTGTCCAGAGATACAAGTGCTTGACATGATCGGTAAAGAGAGCCGCTCGGTTAGCTCAAGCGAGTGCATAAGCTGTGGCAGGTGCATTGATGTTTGTGGAGACGGGGCATTGAAATTTAGTATTAGAAATTTAAGGAGAGAAAAATGA
- the napG gene encoding ferredoxin-type protein NapG codes for MEFSSRREALKFGAKAAILALGGGFIWSLSAKASPLVLLRPPGAKAEKKFLKSCIRCGLCVEACPFDTLKLATLEDGISVGTPYFEPRKIPCHMCEHIPCVPACPTGALDANLVSTAGKLDINKAKMGVAVVDMKNCVAYWGIQCDACYRSCPLIDKALYLEYRRNERTQKHAFLLPVVDSDICTGCGVCERACITEKAAITVLNREVVLGKVGDNYVKGWVKEDERRVDDADSKIKLDIKKATDYLNGGEL; via the coding sequence ATGGAATTTTCAAGTAGGCGTGAAGCTTTGAAATTTGGAGCTAAGGCAGCGATCTTAGCTCTTGGCGGAGGCTTTATATGGTCACTTAGTGCCAAAGCCTCACCGCTTGTACTTCTTAGACCGCCTGGTGCGAAAGCGGAGAAGAAGTTTTTGAAAAGCTGTATTAGGTGTGGGCTTTGTGTAGAGGCCTGCCCATTTGATACGCTAAAACTTGCTACTCTTGAAGATGGTATAAGTGTCGGTACGCCTTATTTTGAGCCTAGAAAAATTCCTTGTCATATGTGCGAGCATATCCCTTGCGTGCCAGCCTGTCCGACTGGTGCGCTGGATGCAAATTTAGTAAGCACAGCTGGCAAACTAGACATAAATAAAGCCAAAATGGGCGTTGCAGTGGTTGATATGAAAAACTGCGTGGCATACTGGGGCATACAGTGCGATGCTTGCTACAGATCTTGTCCGCTCATAGATAAGGCCTTGTATCTTGAGTATCGCCGCAACGAAAGAACACAAAAGCATGCCTTTTTACTTCCAGTTGTTGATAGTGATATCTGTACTGGTTGCGGTGTTTGTGAGCGAGCCTGTATCACCGAAAAAGCAGCCATTACCGTGCTAAACCGCGAAGTTGTGCTTGGTAAAGTTGGCGACAACTACGTCAAAGGCTGGGTAAAAGAAGATGAAAGGCGCGTGGATGATGCCGACAGCAAGATAAAGCTAGATATAAAAAAGGCGACTGACTATCTAAATGGTGGTGAGCTATGA